From Oceanipulchritudo coccoides, the proteins below share one genomic window:
- the dapA gene encoding 4-hydroxy-tetrahydrodipicolinate synthase, whose amino-acid sequence MSETQSFRGVYTALVTPMKEDGSIDWNSLSALVEAQVSGGAQGIVPTGTTGESPTLDNAEHLEVIGAVVKAAAGRIPVIAGTGANSTTEALYLTGEADRLGADAFLQVAPYYNKPSQEGLFQHFKAIADSTRKPIILYSIPGRCGIEIEVETVSRLSKACPNICAIKEAGGQVEKVRALKAACPEVTVLSGDDGLIIPFIEAGAEGVISVASNISPEVISQLTEACLAGDTGKAKALAKDWELLLTELVFLEGNPVTIKEVLFQAGRIPSPAMRLPLVRMPEASRGIIRDHLLALNYISA is encoded by the coding sequence ATGTCAGAAACGCAATCATTTCGTGGCGTCTACACCGCCTTGGTCACTCCGATGAAGGAAGATGGCTCCATCGACTGGAATTCTCTCAGTGCCCTAGTGGAAGCGCAGGTGTCCGGCGGCGCGCAAGGGATTGTCCCGACTGGGACAACCGGCGAGTCCCCCACCCTGGACAATGCGGAGCACCTTGAGGTCATCGGAGCAGTCGTGAAAGCGGCCGCCGGGCGTATCCCTGTAATCGCCGGAACGGGCGCCAACAGCACAACGGAGGCCCTTTACTTGACGGGCGAAGCCGATCGGCTCGGCGCTGATGCGTTTCTGCAGGTCGCCCCCTACTACAACAAGCCGAGCCAGGAGGGACTATTCCAACACTTCAAGGCAATCGCCGATTCCACAAGGAAGCCGATCATCCTGTATTCCATTCCGGGACGGTGTGGAATTGAGATTGAGGTGGAGACGGTGTCCCGCCTGTCAAAGGCCTGCCCGAATATCTGTGCCATCAAGGAGGCCGGCGGACAGGTCGAGAAGGTGCGCGCCTTGAAGGCGGCCTGCCCGGAAGTCACCGTCCTCAGCGGTGATGACGGATTGATCATTCCCTTTATCGAAGCGGGCGCAGAAGGCGTCATCAGCGTGGCTTCCAATATTTCACCCGAGGTGATCAGCCAATTGACGGAAGCCTGCCTTGCCGGGGATACTGGAAAGGCCAAGGCCCTCGCCAAGGACTGGGAATTGCTGCTCACCGAGCTCGTTTTCCTTGAAGGGAATCCTGTCACGATCAAGGAAGTCCTCTTTCAAGCGGGACGAATCCCTTCCCCCGCCATGCGGTTGCCGCTCGTCCGCATGCCGGAAGCAAGCCGCGGAATCATCCGGGATCATCTTCTAGCCCTCAACTATATCAGCGCATGA
- a CDS encoding anaerobic ribonucleoside-triphosphate reductase activating protein gives MEIGSIERSEADAFTDKRSAVIYVRGCNLRCSYCGYASLLGSCDGNGTYDWDHARKYLKKRLDRLDAVVFSGGEPTMQEDLRDCIAEVREMGLKVKLDTNGTFPEVIRDLLAQNLLDYVAMDVKAPLENYASLVGRRIDTEAIRTSIWLVKQSGVPHEFKTTVVPGLHTTRELKAISELIHGADKYVVQDFISVNPLRGELKGRPAFPHKPLQDIRAYVEKRVKTYEIRHSEEAKVMPVARRRRRSAPAAV, from the coding sequence ATGGAAATTGGGAGTATTGAACGATCTGAGGCAGACGCCTTCACGGATAAGCGGAGCGCTGTTATTTATGTCAGGGGATGTAATCTCAGATGCTCCTATTGCGGGTATGCCAGTCTTCTTGGAAGCTGCGATGGCAATGGTACCTATGATTGGGACCATGCACGGAAGTATTTGAAAAAACGCCTCGACCGCCTGGACGCTGTTGTTTTCAGCGGGGGTGAACCGACGATGCAAGAGGATCTTCGGGACTGTATCGCGGAAGTCCGGGAAATGGGGCTGAAGGTAAAACTCGATACCAATGGCACCTTTCCGGAGGTGATCCGTGATTTACTGGCCCAAAATCTCCTCGATTATGTGGCAATGGATGTAAAGGCCCCGCTGGAAAACTATGCCAGCCTTGTTGGGCGCCGGATTGATACGGAAGCGATCCGCACCAGCATCTGGCTGGTCAAGCAGTCCGGAGTTCCGCATGAGTTCAAGACGACCGTGGTTCCGGGCTTGCACACCACCCGGGAACTGAAAGCCATTTCCGAACTGATTCATGGAGCAGACAAGTACGTCGTTCAGGATTTTATCTCCGTGAATCCTCTGCGGGGAGAATTGAAGGGCCGCCCGGCATTTCCCCACAAGCCGTTGCAGGACATCCGCGCCTATGTGGAAAAGCGGGTAAAGACTTATGAGATCCGGCACTCCGAGGAAGCCAAAGTGATGCCGGTTGCGCGCCGCCGCCGCCGTTCCGCACCAGCGGCAGTCTAG
- a CDS encoding type IV pilus twitching motility protein PilT — protein MSDTLELFNNLLQLAVDNGASDVHIKTNKPALLRINGHLEPVDMDPLAVNQILAFIEDSCPPQFVERWGTDNQVDYSYRLVDVGRFRVNAFYQRGTPSIVFRYVKDKPPTFEQLNLDEKLFVDLCQQPDGIMLICGPTGCGKSSSLAAMLNWINNNMDKHIVTLEDPIEFTYSDIKSSFDQREVGIDTPSFEQGMKTVLRQDPDMILIGEMRDCDTFNTALTAAETGHYVFGTLHSSSAQQSIQRLFEYYPPTQHAGLRRQVAGSVRATITQRLVPALDGNGRLPILECLILDSLARTVIEEGKFEKIPAVVEAGKDTGSRSFNQDLFRLIKDGKISRNTGLRVSPNPKALEMNLKGIFLSEGGIVE, from the coding sequence ATGTCAGACACACTGGAACTATTTAACAACCTGCTACAGCTCGCCGTTGATAATGGAGCGAGTGATGTGCATATCAAAACGAACAAGCCAGCCCTGCTGCGCATCAACGGCCATTTGGAGCCGGTGGATATGGATCCCCTCGCGGTGAACCAGATCCTCGCCTTTATTGAGGACTCCTGTCCGCCGCAATTTGTTGAGCGCTGGGGCACCGACAACCAGGTCGATTACAGCTACCGTCTTGTCGACGTCGGCCGATTCCGTGTCAACGCGTTTTACCAGCGTGGAACGCCCAGCATCGTCTTCCGCTACGTGAAGGACAAGCCACCGACATTCGAGCAACTGAATCTTGATGAAAAACTCTTTGTAGACCTGTGTCAGCAGCCCGATGGAATCATGTTGATTTGCGGTCCGACCGGTTGCGGCAAAAGCTCCTCCCTCGCTGCCATGTTGAACTGGATCAACAACAACATGGACAAGCATATTGTCACTTTGGAGGACCCGATTGAGTTCACCTATTCCGATATCAAGTCCAGTTTTGACCAGCGCGAGGTGGGGATTGACACACCTTCCTTCGAGCAGGGAATGAAGACTGTTCTGCGTCAGGATCCAGATATGATCCTCATCGGGGAAATGCGGGACTGCGACACTTTCAACACGGCCCTTACAGCTGCTGAGACGGGTCACTATGTCTTTGGTACCTTGCACAGCAGCAGTGCCCAACAATCCATTCAACGGCTTTTTGAGTATTATCCGCCAACACAGCATGCCGGCCTGCGGCGTCAGGTGGCGGGCTCTGTCAGGGCTACCATCACGCAGCGCCTTGTGCCTGCACTCGATGGAAATGGACGTCTTCCCATTCTTGAATGCCTGATTCTTGATTCCCTCGCCCGGACTGTTATTGAAGAAGGGAAATTCGAGAAGATTCCGGCCGTTGTCGAGGCGGGTAAGGATACGGGGAGCCGGTCCTTCAATCAGGATTTGTTCCGCTTGATCAAAGACGGCAAGATCAGCCGCAACACGGGTCTGAGAGTCTCTCCAAATCCAAAGGCGCTTGAGATGAACCTGAAGGGGATTTTCCTCTCTGAAGGCGGAATTGTCGAGTAG
- a CDS encoding biotin--[acetyl-CoA-carboxylase] ligase gives MDLDTRVLIPFLRANGQFVSGASIAEELQLSRVSVHKHLEHLKTSGFTFSAIRNKGYQLTREPVAFHPVLFEALLAIQPCSFFEDHIALGEVDSTNTVAERELSSGRPTPFFVVADCQTAGRGRRGRNWHSPQHKNLYLSIALRPSLPPSRLQTITLWLGLRLCQLLRDTYSLPVQIKWPNDLLIHGRKIAGMLTEARVDSEFTRDLVFGLGLNVNTSETDFPEELHSIASSLSMNLGQPLNLSRIAHRIVHHLSDAIQDYLNEDYADELAHLWPEFDFLRGQGISTEQAEGTAVGITRNGSLRVEREDGSIAILHSGEVSLRKS, from the coding sequence ATGGATCTCGATACACGGGTTCTCATTCCTTTCCTGCGCGCAAACGGGCAATTTGTCTCAGGTGCCTCCATTGCCGAGGAGCTGCAGCTTTCGCGGGTCAGCGTTCACAAGCACCTCGAACACCTGAAGACCTCAGGGTTCACGTTTTCCGCAATCCGCAACAAAGGGTATCAACTCACCCGTGAACCGGTTGCTTTCCACCCGGTCCTTTTCGAGGCATTGCTGGCAATTCAACCGTGCAGTTTTTTCGAAGACCATATCGCCCTCGGGGAAGTTGACAGTACAAATACCGTGGCCGAAAGGGAACTCTCCTCAGGCCGGCCCACGCCCTTTTTTGTCGTGGCGGATTGCCAGACCGCCGGTCGTGGCCGACGCGGTCGCAACTGGCACAGCCCACAACATAAAAACCTCTACCTTTCGATAGCCTTGCGGCCCAGTCTGCCCCCCAGTCGGCTGCAAACAATCACCCTCTGGCTCGGCTTGCGCCTCTGCCAACTCCTCCGTGATACCTATTCTTTGCCGGTGCAGATCAAGTGGCCCAACGACTTGCTTATTCATGGACGGAAAATTGCCGGAATGCTGACCGAGGCGCGTGTGGACTCGGAATTCACACGGGATCTGGTCTTCGGCCTGGGTCTCAATGTGAATACATCTGAAACGGATTTTCCCGAGGAACTGCATTCTATCGCGAGCTCCCTCAGCATGAATCTCGGGCAACCATTGAACCTTTCCCGAATTGCCCACCGGATTGTTCATCATCTGTCAGACGCCATTCAGGACTACCTGAACGAGGATTATGCGGATGAACTGGCCCACCTCTGGCCGGAATTCGACTTCCTCAGAGGACAAGGGATCAGCACGGAACAAGCAGAGGGAACAGCTGTTGGAATTACCCGGAACGGATCGCTCAGGGTGGAACGCGAGGACGGCTCAATCGCTATCCTTCACAGCGGAGAGGTGAGCCTCAGGAAAAGCTAG
- a CDS encoding PAS domain-containing protein has translation MSDQGSREFLEERLASTLAEAENLKIQADTALKYAEQVWWAWNLRRKRLKIHAAGECILGYPHEDMEHSEQFWWDRIHPEDLLEVQQSLEIALKSPERIWRCEHRFMDVTGDWVWVEQAGFVHQSDAEGNPVEMVGTTRKTQERYQLLDLFRGSETLIDALVRSAPVAFWVRGPEGIILLSSQVMKEWFGPFNTTGAVDKLAKPEDLASWHKEYQAALLNTHSSRKRPLLLNDGSWKQFEHHLIPLTQGLETFAVLEVFIPL, from the coding sequence ATGAGCGATCAAGGATCACGTGAATTTCTGGAGGAACGGTTGGCTTCAACCCTGGCTGAGGCAGAAAACCTGAAAATTCAGGCCGATACAGCCCTGAAATATGCTGAGCAAGTATGGTGGGCATGGAATTTGAGAAGAAAGCGCCTGAAGATCCATGCTGCTGGCGAGTGCATCCTCGGCTACCCGCATGAGGACATGGAGCACAGCGAACAATTCTGGTGGGATCGTATCCATCCTGAAGATCTGCTCGAGGTCCAACAATCCCTTGAGATTGCCCTTAAGTCACCTGAAAGAATCTGGCGCTGCGAGCACCGCTTCATGGACGTCACCGGAGACTGGGTCTGGGTCGAGCAAGCGGGCTTTGTCCACCAAAGCGATGCCGAAGGAAACCCGGTTGAGATGGTCGGCACAACCCGGAAGACGCAGGAGCGCTATCAGCTCCTTGATCTCTTCCGGGGATCGGAAACCCTCATCGATGCGCTTGTTCGATCGGCACCCGTGGCTTTCTGGGTCAGGGGGCCCGAAGGGATTATCTTACTGAGCAGCCAGGTCATGAAGGAATGGTTCGGACCATTCAATACAACTGGAGCAGTTGACAAGCTGGCAAAACCGGAGGATCTCGCCTCGTGGCACAAAGAATACCAAGCGGCTCTACTCAATACTCACTCCAGTCGTAAAAGGCCATTGCTGCTCAATGACGGTTCCTGGAAGCAATTTGAGCACCACTTGATTCCCCTGACCCAGGGGCTAGAGACCTTCGCCGTGCTTGAAGTGTTTATCCCGCTTTAA
- the nadC gene encoding carboxylating nicotinate-nucleotide diphosphorylase: MSAPLIANRIAKQLKWEEIDPAAVTTLISIARNEDLEGWGLAEPPEQTGDITSRLLPKGSEQATARLIARNDLVSCGLPIVQPILDAYGAGASFKPALTDGKECSRGTQLGTIEGPARVILEAERVLLNFLQRLSGVATLTQLYVKALGSSPTRLLDTRKTTPGYRVLEKYAVACGGGFNHRMGLFDRVMLKDNHLAAAGATGGKKLAELVNSYRGSYPEMIIELEVDSIDQILPALDAGIENILLDNFSLSELAEAVSLIANKAATEASGGITLEDLPALGQVGVDFISTGATVHKAQWMDIGLDWN; encoded by the coding sequence ATGAGCGCACCGCTCATCGCCAACCGAATTGCCAAACAGTTAAAGTGGGAAGAGATCGATCCCGCTGCTGTGACAACTCTCATTTCGATCGCCCGTAATGAAGACCTCGAGGGCTGGGGGCTTGCCGAGCCGCCGGAGCAGACGGGCGATATCACGAGCAGGCTACTGCCAAAAGGTAGTGAGCAGGCAACAGCCCGCCTTATTGCGAGAAATGACCTTGTCTCCTGTGGCTTGCCGATTGTCCAGCCGATCCTCGATGCCTATGGCGCAGGCGCCTCCTTCAAGCCGGCCCTGACCGATGGAAAGGAGTGTTCCCGTGGCACACAGTTAGGCACTATCGAAGGTCCTGCCCGGGTTATTCTTGAAGCCGAGCGTGTGCTACTCAATTTCCTCCAACGCCTTTCCGGGGTGGCAACGCTGACACAACTTTATGTGAAGGCCCTCGGGTCCTCACCCACCCGCTTGCTTGATACCCGGAAAACGACTCCGGGGTACCGGGTGCTCGAGAAGTACGCCGTTGCCTGTGGCGGCGGATTCAACCACCGGATGGGCCTCTTTGACCGGGTCATGCTCAAGGACAACCATCTCGCTGCCGCTGGCGCCACGGGCGGGAAGAAGCTTGCGGAGCTTGTTAACTCATATCGCGGCAGCTACCCTGAAATGATAATCGAACTGGAAGTCGATTCAATCGACCAAATCCTGCCCGCACTGGACGCGGGGATTGAGAACATTCTCCTCGACAACTTTTCTCTCTCCGAGCTGGCCGAGGCCGTTTCCTTGATTGCAAACAAGGCCGCCACAGAAGCCAGCGGAGGCATCACGCTTGAGGATTTGCCGGCACTCGGACAGGTTGGTGTCGATTTTATCTCTACCGGGGCAACCGTTCACAAGGCCCAATGGATGGACATCGGGCTGGATTGGAACTGA